One Camelina sativa cultivar DH55 chromosome 3, Cs, whole genome shotgun sequence genomic window carries:
- the LOC104776778 gene encoding uncharacterized protein LOC104776778 — MESSDDVENLSKAIEKLLDEKRKREASGDSFIEDDDDQLLLSRLISQLESPRMKGKTHGTAKEEEEEQKEQSPESSPTKGKHEGKKHLEESIEELAKDIKKVQRQNKITHILISATIILTLTWQLSQYSMIFMLKDRISHPVRSIGGMLNGMFKSKIRPLKNPLTGASTSKEQNNHGNGTDSGPHVQVPELLREFGFDDDDE, encoded by the exons ATGGAGTCGAGTGACGATGTGGAGAATCTGAGCAAAGCCATCGAGAAGCTTCTtgatgagaagaggaagagagaagctTCTGGTGACTCATTTatcgaagacgacgacgatcAGCTTTTGCTCTCTCGGCTTATCTCTCAG TTGGAATCACCGAGGATGAAGGGAAAAACTCATGGGAcagccaaagaagaagaagaggaacaaaaagaacaatCTCCAGAGTCTTCACCGACCAAAGGAAAACACGAGGGGAAGAAACATTTGGAAGAGAGTATAGAAGAATTAGCTAAAGACATCAAGAAGGTGCAGAGGCAGAACAAAATTACCCATATACTGATATCGGCTACGATCATCCTGACATTGACTTGGCAGCTCTCTCAGTACTCAATGATTTTCATGTTGAAAGATAGGATTAGCCACCCAGTCAGATCCATAGGGGGTATGCTTAATGGGATGTTCAAAAGTAAGATACGTCCACTCAAGAATCCACTCACGGGGGCTTCCACTTCCAAGGAGCAAAACAACCATGGGAATGGAACAGACAGTGGACCTCATGTTCAAGTGCCCGAGCTGTTGCGAGAATTTGGTTTCGATGACGATGACGAATAA
- the LOC104776777 gene encoding nuclear transport factor 2-like: MDPDAVAKAFVEHYYSTFDGNRPGLVSLYQEGSMLTFEGQKIQGSQNIVAKLTSLPFNQCKHNITTVDCQPSGPAGGMLVFVSGNLQLAGEQHALKFSQMFHLISNQGTYYVFNDIFRLNYA, encoded by the exons ATGGATCCAGACGCAGTTGCAAAGGCTTTCGTTGAGCACTACTACTCGACCTTCGATGGGAATCGTCCAGGTTTGGTTTCTCTCTACCAAGAAGGATCCATGTTGACCTTCGAAGGCCAGAAGATCCAGGGCTCTCAGAACATCGTCGCTAAGCTCACCAGCCTCCCTTTCAATCAGTGTAAGCACAACATCACCACCGTCGATTGTCAGCCTTCTGGTCCCGCCGGCGGTATGCTCGTCTTTGTCTCCGGTAACCTTCAGCTCGCTGGCGAACAGCACGCTCTCAAGTTCAGCCAG ATGTTCCATTTGATATCGAATCAGGGAACCTACTACGTGTTCAATGATATATTCAGGTTGAACTATGCCTGA
- the LOC104776776 gene encoding uncharacterized protein LOC104776776, with translation MMRRGERDQQQSRVFYDLSSLVLNLLRSPPMPISFPDDQFSDPPPPRIRPRPPHTSSHHRFSSLSSSSPSLAHISPSGFASLLLGISVALMLCGSVTFFIGFLLLPWVLALIMVFYVAGIVSAISMVGRSILCYVLTPPSFSSGKQISEWKLL, from the exons aTGATGAGAAGGGGGGAGCGAGATCAGCAGCAATCTAGGGTTTTTTACGATCTATCTTCTCTTGTTTTGAATCTTCTCCGTTCACCTCCTATGCCTATATCTTTCCCCGACGATCAGTTCTccgatcctcctcctcctagaATTCGTCCTCGTCCTCCTCATACCTCTTCGCATCATCGTTTCTCTTCGTTGTCGTCGTCGTCTCCTTCCTTGGCCCATATTTCACCGTCTGGGTTCGCGTCTTTGCTGCTTGGTATATCTGTGGCTCTTATGCTTTGTGGATCTGTTACTTTCTTCATCGGCTTTCTTTTGTTGCCTTGGGTTCTCGCTCTTATCATGGTTTTCTATGTCGCTGGGATCGTCTCCGCCATTTCCATGGTTGGGAGGTCCATTCTCTGTTACGTCTTGACGCCTCCTTCTTTCTCCTCCGGAAAGCAGATTTCtg AATGGAAGCTTTTGTGA